GTGGCAATAGACGCTGTCCTTTGGGGAACCTGAAGAAACCAACATTACTTTTTCCATGATTTTGTCAAGACAGTTAACATTAGAAATTGACCAacggttgtttttttattttttatttttttgccttGATGATCTTCTGATGTCAGATAGACCATTTGAGCTGTAAATGTAGAGACAATTGGAATTACATAAAGCACCTTTGAAGGTATTCACTTGAATGTAATCCTTAACAGGTCAAAGTTTTTCCCCCTGGATGTGAGTTAGTACGgggtgtaaataaaaacaaaatgcaggTCAAAGAAGTGGAGGGTGAAGCTGTTAGATGTGTCAAGCAAATCACGtttattacaaatttttttAGGGTTGCAAACCTTCTGCTGAAAAGCAGCCTTGAGTTCTTACCTTGGGTGGGAGTTCCACATCTGGCAGGCGGATCCAGGGCCCACGATCCTCTCTGATTTGATGTGCCTGTGGTACGGGGGTTTCAGAAGTGGGGTCAGAGTTTTGACGCACCAACTCTCTAGAGTGGATGGGGCGGGGGCTGGGGGTGAGTGAGGGATCCTGGGTGGGGAAGGCGGACATGGTCTTAGTAGGTTGGTCGCAGAGGGACTGGGAGCGAGGAACAGGGGCAGCATAAGGCTTCAGAGGAACCAAGTGAGCCATCTGgaactgcagaggagaggagcagcagcacaccGGGAGGAAAGAGCAGCCAAGCAGAAGAAAGAGCGCACAAGACAGTTGGAGAAGCAGGCCAAAGTGGAAAGGTGATTTTATATTAACCGGGAGGAGCCAAatgatgggaggagagggaaaagaagaaagagaaggtgTAAATAAGGTTGCATAGACTGGGAGAGGTAAAGCAGCAAAAAATTAAGCATATAGGTGTTAAGAGGTTTTAtcaattcaattttaaacaCCCACCTTGCCCTGTCCTCCTTGGGGTTCAACAGGCCTCTGCATCGGTGGAGTCTGAGCAGACTGGACCACTCCTGACTGGCTGATAGAGTCTGAGCGTGACTGGATGGCAGTGTCAGAGACAGTGGTGCAGATTTTTGGAGAGCCCTGTCTGTTGAGTTtacttctctcctccacctgaaATACAGACAACAGTAAAACAATTTCCCTTGTAGGCCTTTGTACAGTAGTTTGACCGTGTTGGGTGGTGCTGGGAATGTAGAAATCATTTCTACCTCACGAGCCCAAGTGGGTTTGTTGTTGGACTCCAGGTTTTTGTTGTAGTGGTAGAGCTGGGGCTTCTTTtcttgctgctgttgttgcagaGACACCAGGTAGGcatgctcctgctgcagctgcctcTGGAGACGCTCTGACTGacgctgctcctccagctgcttaCGCTTATACTCCTGAGCAAAGAAACACACTGCAGTCAACATGTTGCTCACCTCAGACGGGACACAACAGACTGTTGAGACAAACTAAACCATCGCATCTGCAAACAGAAAGTCTCCTTTCAATTCAACTCCAGGCTGAGATCTGAATATTTACTGACCACCACTGATCCCCTCTCACGAGACAGAAAGTATTTGGGGCAGACTCTCTTAATTTGTACTCTATTAAACTCGTAAATATCACCAACCCACATTAGAACAATATTGATTGAGTGTGTAACTCTGCATTTTTGTACTGTATATTAAACAGACAACATGAGTCAATTGACTTATTGGTATTTCATTGTGAGTAACAGGCGCTGGTCTCCAAACCTTTTGATTGCCACTGTGTTCTTAAGGAaacaagaaggaaagaaaaatgaaaaagattcAAACATGAGTAACTAAATTGTAGACTGAAATTCATTACATTCGCACGCTTTAAATGCTACTGAATTACATGAATGTCTTAAAAATTCTTTCCCACAAACAGTCAATTTTCTCCATTTGTTCTTAAATTGCACATCACTGTGGGCCACAAAGAACTAGATATTACATGTCAATGAGAAAATCTAGTTTGGTGCCAGATGAGGATGCCTCACCCAGGTGTCTCCTTGAGTGGGAGGGGGATTATAGAGTATCACAATGGAGGCACTATAGTACATCCATTGAACATGTGACGCAAAGAAACATCTGCTGCCATTGTGAACTTAACACAGCTCATACTTTGTAACACTGACATAATTTATTTTCAAGATGAGGCCTTCACGGCTCCAAAATAATTTGGATTCTCATTTTCCTTGAGGCCAGTGATTATATGCATCTATTCTCATGCAACATATTTGAATTTTGATATTCctttttgaaaaataataataccaaGAGGAGCCCAGTGCAAGATTAATAAGATACAATTTTCTTTTGTGAAGAGCCAACTGCAAAGCAACTTGTTGAACTCAGATGTTACTGCCTATACCTTCAACAATCCTCTTATGGTGGCATCATATCTTAAAAAGTATCTAACAAATGAATTACCAACAAAGAGCAAATATTTTTACTAGGGAATTATAAAACCTGACTATTTTTGTTAGATTTCTTTGGATTATTTGAAGTGGTTTAATTCCATTTATCCACTTGTGTCTGCTTTACAGTGGTGAGCAGTATCATATGAGCCATTTGGAATGACCTGGTTTTCAGCTTTGTTTTGTTCACAGTATCTCTACTGTGTCAAGCTCTGGGCTCTAACAGTGCCATTGCAATACGCGGATTTCATTGTGTGCGTTATATTTCTGTAGTAGATATATTTCCGTGTTTGTGGTAATTGGCCTACTGCATCACCTAACATCTACTGAGCTTAAGCTAGCAGCCATTAAGATACCTCGGTAAACAATAATGATGCTGCCTCCACTGTACCTCACCTCCGGCACGATGCATTCATGTAGCTATGCAGTTTCCTTTTTACGTCAATCATAGTGCTGTATTGTCTTCCCAAACAATTCAACCTTAGTTTCATCAGTCCACAATACATTGTCCTAGTAGTTTTATGCAGTATTGGGATAGTCTTATTGCTGAGGACACAATGCCTGTACACCTCTCAAGCATGCAGGTGTTAATGAGCTCCAATGACTCCTTTAAGCATTCAGATGTTGGTCTGGGCTAATTATTTATGCTGCTCATCTTTCTGAGTCATTTTAGCTTTGCGCCCACTTCTAGGGAATGTAGTTGCAGAAATAAATGATGTCCATTTATAGACAGTCTACGTGTTGAACGATCAATGTCTGAAGTCTATGAGATTACTTTGCAAGATTTATGGGAATCAACATTCCGAGATCATACGTTTTCTTATCATCTCTTGAAAGGCTTGATTCTCATCATCAGATGCTTCGGGTGaccagagaaataaaaaacaaaacaaaatacctGAGAAGCACTAAGCTAGAGCTCCATTCTTGTTGCATTGATTGGACTCCATGTTTAGAAGTAATTCCTGACTCCAGCTAACTTTTGTCCAATAGCTGAGAGGTTTTAATACTTTCTCCAACCCACACTGTCAATGTTACAATAAAACATAGGTGAAATGACAAATAGTCATTTCAGGCTGTATAGCTGTTCCTTTTTCAATTGCTGTTCAAttgcaaccctaaccctaacccaaattgCATCGCAACAAAGTTTTTCCGGCACTGATCCCCTGAATCTACTACGGGGGCACTGGTGTTTACCTAACCCTCAGTACATGCCATGCATTTACAATAGgaattatgtgtttgtgtgacataGGAGGGATATTTGAAAAACTAGTCAGGAACAACGAGGTCAATCATAATCCCATCGCCAAAAACAGAGCCAAAAATCTAGGTTAGTGCCTTTTTTAGCATATTTCTAATCAAGCACTGTACTTTACATATATTTCAGTGGTAAACAATAAATCTCCTTTATTCATGAGGTATTTAACCCAGAAGATGGCATGGAAACTCTTTGCagtcaaaacaaaaactgataaaaaaaaatgaggacTAGTTACCATAAGCAGTGCCTGCTCCTGAAGCAACTGCTGTTGAAGGATTTCTAACTGTCGTTGCTCTTCTTCTAATTTATGTCTGATGAACTCCTGAGCACAGGTAAGGAGGGAGGAATTATGGGCATGGCGATGGAGAAAGATGAGGGGgggatatggggggggggggtgggggttgaaCATAGAGGCAGACACAGTTATGTAATATAAATCCAGCAAACAACAGAACACATGTTGTACTGATAAAAATCAACAGTTCTATCACTGAATTTAGGTGAAAAAATAAGAACATAAACCATCCCTGTTTTGAAGTGGTAACTCACAAATTAAAGTCAGCATTAAAATGCATCAATGTGTGGCGCTGAACCTCAACTGTGATCAATTTCTAGATTAAAATCATTATAAAAATATCAAGCAGTATTTTATGATAGTAACTACTAACCTTATACAAACATAAAATCTGTGTTTGGCATTGTGCGGTGATAGTGCTACGATGCCAGACTCTTGTGTTACTGAGGGTAGACGGGAAACGGAGCATCAGAGACGCAGAGAGCTCACCCACAGAAAACTCATCTCTGAATAAATACACTAATTTAGACCCTTGCTGCTATGGCAACCTACTCGTGGAATTTCACCACCAGGGCAACTTGCAGTGTTGCTCTTGGACACACCCACACTTCACGCTGATTGGCTGATCGCAGCCCCATGTCTCCTGTGGTTGGTTACCTGCTCCCTCTCAGCCAGCCTTCTGTCTTCCTCCCGTCTCATATCGTCGAGTCTCCGGTGGGGACCTTTATCTTGCTGCCTCACCATCTCTCGCTCTTTTCTCTGTTGCTGGGAGAAAAGGGGgacaagaaaaagagaaatgagtGTAGTGGCGATGTTTCCCACAGGAGAATATATGATGGATAACCTGCTTCAAAGCAAATCCTCCCTTGTTTTATGTGCCAAGAGTTGTATCAAATAAATTAAGGGAGGGTGCAGGGCGCAGATGAGAGGATGTGagtcattctcacacacactgttcacaaacacacagacacacaacaataaGATCCTAATCATCCTTCTGAGTGTGCTGCTTGGATTCAGACCTTCGTCTGTGAAACGGAGCCCACTTTACCTGCTTTTTTAAGAAGCATAGAAACAAGATTTAATCTTAGTGGCGAAATGAGAACCTCCCACTTGGCAGTGACACAGCTCTGAGCTCCACTGATTGCTGTTGGCTAGTTACTGTTGAAAAAAAGAGCCAGATAAAACAGGAGGGGGACATGGAGGTAGATTAAAGGAGTACAACCTTACTGCAGCAAATTACCTTACAAATGCTGCACCACACTGATAAGCAATATCAGTGTAAGAATTTCTCATTCAAATGGCATATAACCTCTCAAACATTTTCCAGATACTGACAGTTTGTCACTTTGTGGGCGGCTGGGGCTAATGAGTAGAGTGGGTCATTGGCTTATCAGAAGGTTGgtggctggatctcctgctatTGTTAACATGTCAAAGGGCTGGATGCTGAAAAAGTACTGTTGACACTGAAGGTGATTTGAGATTTTGTTCAGTCCTTTCATTAGCAGCTAGTTATAGAGACTGAGTTAGGGACAGAAACAACCTGACTGATGTGTAAAGTGCACTGGTGTTATCTACATGTGGTGTATAGACCGCATTCCAAGCTATTCAAACATTGTTATTCTTGGATGTCATATTATCTTATTACTTACACTCAGGGTTTATTCATATTAACAACCAAAGCAATACATAGTTGGTAGTAGATcagacacaacacattacaaggAAGGTACCAATCAGACCTTTATGTTACATTGCAAATTTCACATAAcgtcaaactattcctttatcGAGTCATGATTCCTTAGCTTCACAATACCTCTTCAAGTCTGCGGCGCTGTTCCTTCTGCTCCTCGATGCGTTTCTGTCTGTCATGCAACAGTTGCCTCTTGTGTTCCTCGGGGTCCCGGCGCTGAGCAGCCAGTTGGGCCTGCTGCCTCTTGTGAGCCTCTGAGCGCTCTTTGTTCTCCTGCTGCAATCGCTGGAAGTCCCGCCTCAGGGTGGACTCACCGGGTACATTGAGGATTGAACTGATGAACACAATTAGGGATATGATTATATGATTTTGGGGAACATCACTCACAAGAAGAACACAAGTCAGGGATTAGCACTACCTAGACATTGATGATAACTTTCAATTACCTTGACTCGCGGTCTTCTCCACGgttttcatcctcttcatcactacCACTGTACTCATACTCTGTCTCTTCTTTAAAGAATAAGGAACAATAATTTGTCATATTCTGAGGAAAACACCATATTTCCGGGGTATCACCCTTTTAGACCTCCACATCGTTTGCCTACCTTTCTCCCCCCTTTTCTTGCGCGTGCGGTCAATGTGGTCTTTGAGCTGAATTCGAACCTGGCGCTCAGTGGGCTGGTCCCTGATGAAGGAGTGCTTGAGCAGCTGTTCTGTGGATGGTCTACTGGTATACGTCTTCACAAGACAGCCCTCGATAAAGTCAATGAATTTCTTGGAcctgggagggagggggaggtcAGAGGATGATAAActagtgagggagagagggagggttggGAGGCATGGAACAGCTGGGTTGTTCCATTACCCAGAATTACAGACAGAACCCAACAACACTCAGAAATATTCAAGTGATATAAGATCTGTCTGTAAACTCTTTCATATGTCCAACATGTCCacactgaacaaaaaaaaaaaatcacattaggTAAATCTTTACAGATTAGATTTGAGTTGTTGTGATCAACTAAAACTCAAATGTGAGCTCAATAACACAatggtcaaaataaaacataatccaATACACTAAAGTAACCATGCATGGACAACTACATGTATACATTCAATAATGTTCATAGATGGTGACCATAATTTGTTGAATTCCTTCTATTCAAATGATATTGTGTCCTTCGGTTgcttatgtttttatatttgcataATTTGTTCATTTTGAGTCACACAATACTGACAGACAGTATCTGTAATATTAGAAATACAAAACCTGTGAAAAAAATTGCATTCTGAAAACTGTTGGACCATAAACTAATCTACCAATAGGGTGAATTaatgagaagaaggaaaagCAATAAGGGCAAAATATAGGGTAGGAAAAAGAACATGACAAATTAGTTAAAAATACCAATGTCTTGTCTTGCTCACAATCACATTTGTCTCAGACTTGCCAATTTGAGTAAGGGACATCTTACACCGACGTTGTTCCCAATCCAGGAACAAATGCATCCAAAATAACTCTGCTTCAAGAAACCACACAATTTCTTGTAATTTTTCATAATCTTTTTCTATAAGCACTTAACTTTGTTAATGTTGCTCTGCAGTACCCAGGTTTCAAAACATCAAGTAAGTTTGATATCAAAGTGTGTGTAAATATGCTCTCCTGCTCCAATCTGATTTCCTGATGTTGGCATATCACATTATTTGTTGGATCAACCAAGCTAAGTATTGAAGAAGTTATTTTCAACAGGAAGCTTTATAAATATCCAACTGAAGTTTTCACTGATTAAAATGAGGCAGTCATACTTGTTAGCTGATGATAGTTTTAACAGATATGTGTCCATGTAATTTGATAGGGAAAACACTGGAACATAAGGAGTTCTGCTGCAAAGTGCCAGACAGTAAGAGTTATATTTTCTTTCATAAGGGTTTTGAAAGTTTTACAAATTAAACGTGATGCGAGGAGGGCCTCTTTAAGTTACGTGTGAAGTGTAAAGATATGACAGTAAAAAACCAGGGTGGTGAATAACTCACCATTTtttggatttaagttttggaggggGATTCCTAGGAATCAGGAAGAGGGCTCTCATCGGGTGCATGTCACACAGGgctagagaaagagaaggagattaTGAGAGTTGTTAAGTATTATGAAATCCTCTTACCCATGCTGAGAGCTGCAGTACGAAGAGAGAAAAATGAACAGCAGAATACATCTTATTTTAAGGCAGACGTCATAAACATGGCAGATTGTAAATTCAAGCCTCCATTACACATGCTCTTTGTATCCTTAAACATTAGAGCTGCTGTGATCTAAGGCACCAATCTTTCCTGACGCCTCAGGCTTTGTTACATTGAATGCAAGAGCAAGGATTGTGAGTCACTGTGTTCCCAGCCTAGGTAGGTAGCTAAACCTGACTGGTTAGCTTTAGAGTTTCACAGTAAACAGGCTTTTATAATGCAATATTTGGAGACATGCAATGTGATTTAGATGGCCAAAGGCATTTTAAGGGGTCACATTAAAAAAGAGGGATCACAGTTATACTGATATTGTATATTCAACATATACCAtacatgtttaaaatatattaaaaacattgaaaTTAGGCTTAAATAAGATTtgctttaaaacattttcatctcaaggaacaacaacaacagtgtggTGGCATTCCTTTTTGGCCTAAAactgttgttttaaaatacaGATACAAATCTGTTTCAAACCTCTCTTcctaactgaaaaataaaaaaagaatcataTCCCCATGAGTTgagaaaaatgtgatttgtaGTGTGATAATTTGTGAGACGCTGACAAACATGTTGTAGCATGTTGTTTCAGTGTTGGTGTAAGACTGTCATTTTGATTTGACTCAATGAAACAGTGACTTACACCACATATAATTCCATTGCAATAGCATCTAATGATACTTTCCACCATTGATTAATCCAATCAAAAAATAGCAAATACTCAATTTATTATGTAGTTAATggagcatttgtttgtttgttttctaaacATTTAATACACTTCTTAGCTTTTAACGAGAAACTGGTTTTGGCAGAACTCGTAAAAGATCAAATCTAAACCTAAGTTATATTGTAATTTTAGTAATAATTAAGTAATAATGTTGTTGGAGTTAAGCACATGTGTGCATAATTTATAATGGTACATCACAGCTAGCCTATTAGCCTTATGTCAGACACAATAGCAGCCACATGGTCTGTAGGAGCTCTGTCGTTGTAgtaatgtgaatgtgaaaacaGCTTAAGAACACTGAAAACATTTATAGTAAGGTCTAGTGGTACACATTTATTAAGAATAGGTGACTGAACTCAAAgcttatttgtattattgtgttGCTTACTTTTTGATTGGTGTCTTCTTGAATAACATGAGGACTGTTTCAAGTGTTAAGTGGCTAACAGCTGCTAGCTGCTTCCTCACTTGTTTGGATCTGTCATGTACTATTACTTACACCTGCCTATGTAGTCAATGCATGAAATGCAATTGCAGTTAAACTTGTGTTCAATTTGATCACAATGTGTCCCTGATGAACTTCAGAGGTGGTTTGGTTGTGGTCAATGTGTCTTGGGTGCATTTATACCTGTACAATTGTAAAAGTTTATCAATTTTTTAAAGCTGAACTACTGGACAAGTCTCCAACAACCatgaaaagtacattttctatcCAGGTGTGCAGGAGGATTCAAGTCTCCAAACCACCTCTCTGTAAACCTCAGACTGCTTCGACATTAGTTTCCAGGTTAATTGTGATGACAaaaataaagctactttatttGAAATTGAGATTGGAGTTGAGCAGATGAGCGTTAAAACTGTCACACTGTGAAAAAACGTCATTCTTAAGAGTCAAACTTTAGAGTGAAGtaacaaaaaggtatttttaatttgattttgttgACTAAACCTCAGTCATTCTACAAATTAACAATTAGCCGCTGGTGGCTTTAAAATTAAGGTAGAGTGAAGTCACATTTTCAACGATGCAGAGCTCGTAAAAAAGTGCCACTTCTGCTTTAATGGCCAATGCAGTAACAAGTAAGTAAGGAGTGTAATGTGATGCTTGCTGTAGGCAGGCTTATGATTGCTACATTATACCAACTGGTCAAAGTAAACAGTACACAAGGAGCAGCAAGTTACTTATGTTGTGTCACTGTTTAATAGGTCATTTCTTTATACACAGCTGGGATTTATTTTGCATTGTATCTGCTCCTCTTAAGCAAGCACTTTGCTTCTTAGTCGGGGTTTGACAGCAACTCTCCAGGCAGACACATTTACCCACTGAGCAGACCAGAGAGAGATTTGTGCAATCAGCCTCCACAGGCCAACTGCCAGCTCACGACTACGCTACCTTGATTACAGTGACTCAGCTGCCCATCTGAAGACCCAGACAATAAGGCTACATATGCAAGACAGACTGATTCATGGGGTCTTTAATAATGCgctttgagatgatgaaagatgaTCCGAGTGCATTGAGATGCACGATTCAactaagaaaaactaaaataggTAAAAAGTGTATAGACTTACGAGGAGCTCCCTCTGCCATCTCAATAGCTGTGATCCCCAAGGACCAGATATCACTCTGCAAAATACACAGGATCAGGTCAGTCTATCTTTCATACGCTCTCACAGCatagtgctcacacacacaaacaaaaaaatgcttCCATTACCCTGTAATCGTAGGTGGAGTCAGGATTCTCATCACAGGCAATGACCTCTGGTGCCATCCAGTAAGGTGTCCCAATGAAGGTGTTCCTACGCCCGACGGTCCTGTCCAACTGAGCACTCACCCCAAAATCAACTGCACAGGGACAAAGGAATCAGAGGATGTGAGACAATGACTACACTTACGTGGACACTAATATTCCAACTATTGACCTTATtcagaaaaatacattattttgagTATGACATTTACATGAGTTGCTAATGGAATATTCCTTTCATAGTTCCGCTTTCATATTACAGAGCATAGTTTGATTATGACTCATGTAATTATGTTCACAACACCTTAATGTCCAATGTTATCTCTCCAGCTTGAAAACCCTAACATGACAGTTTAATGAACAATGATAAAAAACATATACATCGAATGCTGTGAAAAATTCCAATCGGATATAATAATGTGATTAAGACATTGGAATATTCCAcatcttaatttgattattgctAATTACGTTATTCGTATTTAGGTAATCAGAAATGCTGTTTACATAGCAGTGAGTCGTTCAAACTATTGGCTTTATCGGATCAATATTAGCATGACAGCTTCCATATAATCAGTAAATGAGGGATAGAACATATATATAATACTAATAAAATGGCTCAAAACGTTCACGTGTTCAACATACCAAGTTTGACCTCTGCGTTCTCAGTCAGCAGCACATTCTGGCCCTTGATGTCTCTGTGGATGACTTTATGGGCGTGGAGGTGAGAAAGGCCCTGGATCCAgaaaacaaagttaaatcaGGTCAGTACAGAGGGACCTCAGTATCAGATTTATTATGTCTGCTGCAATTGCAATTTCTCACCCTTAGGATCTCTCTGCAGATGTAAGCAATCCAGTCCTCCTTCAGAGAGCTACCCTTTGTGTTTTTAACCAGGTCAGTTACCGATCCCGCCCCACAGAACTCCATCACCAGCTACATGCAGACAAATACTAACGTTAGTGAGCACAATCCTTGAGGCACATTGCTGCAAAATCATGAGGTGATGTAGCAAGTATAGACAGACCCATAGTTGGTCATCGTGTCCTGGTGGACTCTTCTTCACAAAGGCACCGTAGTACGTGGCTATGTTGCGGTGGTGGCTGTATTTCTTCAGCATGTTGATTTCTGCTTtgatttcctcttcttcctcctcagtaACATCCATCACCTTGATGGCAGCCAGCTGGCCCGTCTTCACGTGACGGCCCTGATTCAAGAGAAAGTTTGACCATTGTTACCgagttttaaatgatccttggaCTCATGTTTGCCACATAACTGTGGCTAATCTGCTAGATCatatcattttacatttttctctaTTGTTGACTCTTATCCTTTGTATACAGCAACTCTAAAGCTCTTTAGACTGACTGATACAAATTGCACTGGCATGGCAGtaaactaaatctaaatctgaaaACTGAACATTTAAATAGAGCAGGCACTGGAGTGTCCTTGTATCCACACTCAATTTTACATTCATCTCAACAGTGACAACTTTAGTATAGAATGCTTTAAATTCAGCAGCATCTGTGCATTCACCTGGGGTTCATTTTCGAGAGTTGTGTAGTCGTCACTAACGTCTACGTGTTCAAATGCTTTTAAGTCCGAATATGGAGAAAACCTGGAAGCTGTAacatgtgttgtatttatgtgtttcgAGGATATAAACTACAGTCCTTTCTTATTATTGCATAATTATGAAAAGATAAGTAAAAGGATCAAGGGTCagtcaaaacaatttaaaatgtatgcaTAGAAATATCTATATTGGCTTGATGAACACGCAATTTGTATTCAACAAAAGGGTAACATTTGACAAGTTCCACCAGAGCCACTTTGAGCCAATGGCAAAATTATGTAATTGGTTTATAAGTGATAACGTAAGCAACCCACATTTTTTGGGTTTGAACCTGAGTAAATGTCTATTTCCCCTATGGttaacacatttttctgttCATTCCGACACCACACGAACTAACAGCATGACTTACCTTGTACACCTGCCCATATGTCCCATTGCCGACAACCTCGACCAGCTCAAAGATTCCTGCTGGATCCTAAGGGAGACACGGGTGAACCATAAGTCATACAAAAATAAGACAGCAGGACAAATACagttgattcttgttgttctgggtttgtaccctcatggttgaatgcacttattgtaagtcactttggataaaaacgtcagctaaattaaacgtaatttaatgtaatgctGGTACAATGGCTGAATTCAAACAATATATACACTACACCCTGCAAAGGTTCTGCTGACAACACAATAAAACcagcaaattatttattttatcattttagttTCTCTTCTAAACATAAACCTTAACTAAATCTTTGATTTAGTTGACAATTTTTATAAACAAGGATCATTTAGAAATATTTTCCTTTGCAGTTAAAGCATTGTATCTCTATTtaaaagagcagagctggaaacaatcatacacacacaaaaaaagcccACAGGCCtctgtaaaacaaatacaatatataaaaacaggaaactcAACCCAGACAATTCGCTCTGTACACTAAAGCTAATTTAAATCCTGTTTTACAATTCCATGTTTCCATGCAAATCATCTAAGCTAAATCTTCCCAGACAGCCACCCACACACTTGCCACCCACCAACAGGACTTAACATAGAAAGCAGATTTACTTAATATTGATATTACATTAAACATACAAAGATTGATCCTCACAACATTGCATGACTTCTGGGCTCTTGATTATAAGTTGCAATACCCATTTCTCTGACACCAATAATGAGTAGGTTGCTTTTACTTAATTACgcaacccccctcccccaagAGACAAGGGGAAATGACAAGCAGACCCACTTTCATGCAATTTCAATATGGCTGTAAGGTGTGTGGGTGGTGGGACTGCTGCTTTGGCTTTAGAATGTACAGCATGACCTATCCTGCTTTCATCTGTTTCCAATGATGGGCTCGCTGCCTTCAACGTGGAGGGGAAACATTCCAATGTGAGAGGGAAGGTTTaggagaaaaataacatacatACTTGGGAGATCTGGCAGTAAAATTGGGAAATAAACCCGGAGTTTAAGTAAATGCACATAGCTCACA
This genomic window from Pleuronectes platessa chromosome 15, fPlePla1.1, whole genome shotgun sequence contains:
- the mink1 gene encoding misshapen-like kinase 1 isoform X1, which codes for MSENAPTRSLDDIDLAALRDPAGIFELVEVVGNGTYGQVYKGRHVKTGQLAAIKVMDVTEEEEEEIKAEINMLKKYSHHRNIATYYGAFVKKSPPGHDDQLWLVMEFCGAGSVTDLVKNTKGSSLKEDWIAYICREILRGLSHLHAHKVIHRDIKGQNVLLTENAEVKLVDFGVSAQLDRTVGRRNTFIGTPYWMAPEVIACDENPDSTYDYRSDIWSLGITAIEMAEGAPPLCDMHPMRALFLIPRNPPPKLKSKKWSKKFIDFIEGCLVKTYTSRPSTEQLLKHSFIRDQPTERQVRIQLKDHIDRTRKKRGEKEETEYEYSGSDEEDENRGEDRESSSILNVPGESTLRRDFQRLQQENKERSEAHKRQQAQLAAQRRDPEEHKRQLLHDRQKRIEEQKEQRRRLEEQQRKEREMVRQQDKGPHRRLDDMRREEDRRLAEREQEFIRHKLEEEQRQLEILQQQLLQEQALLMEYKRKQLEEQRQSERLQRQLQQEHAYLVSLQQQQQEKKPQLYHYNKNLESNNKPTWAREVEERSKLNRQGSPKICTTVSDTAIQSRSDSISQSGVVQSAQTPPMQRPVEPQGGQGKFQMAHLVPLKPYAAPVPRSQSLCDQPTKTMSAFPTQDPSLTPSPRPIHSRELVRQNSDPTSETPVPQAHQIREDRGPWIRLPDVELPPKVPQRTASIATALNTNLTSGIRHPVRASNPDLSRNDRWERGDSMSIISNLPLTGSLERHRILSSSKMESPILSHDSRHKPGESRTSSRPGRPADHGLFAKERAEEQPRPPVKANDYSSSSESSESSEESESGEGPEEEESPTDRHRDADTDSVNTMVVHEIEGEVGDGEQAGGYGDQTMLVQRTPEKRSHNGYTNLPDVVQPSHSPTETASHSSPGKDSVYDYQSRGLVKASGKSSFTTFVDLGMYHSPGGAGDNMSITGSRFEQLKMEVRKGSMVNVNPTNTRPPNDTPEIRKYKKRFNAEILCAALWGVNLLVGTENGLKLLDRSGQGKVYPLINSRRFQQMDVLEGLNLLITISGKKNKVRVYYLAWLRNKILHNDPEVEKKQGWTTVGEMEGCVHYKVVKYERIKFLVIALKNAVEVYAWAPKPYHKFMAFKSFADLPHRPVLVDLTVEEGQRLKVIYGSCAGFHAIDVDSGNNYDIYIPVHVSCGQLSESCFFCLCFWGGADVKPTGAQLFYFNLTQIQSHVLPHAIVFLPSSDGMEMLLCYEDEGVYVNTYGRIIKDVVLQWGEMPTSVAHICSNQIMGWGEKAIEIRSVETGHLDGVFMHKRAQRLKFLCERNDKVFFASVRSGGSSQVYFMTLNRNCIMNW